TCTTGTTTTTGTGGGTGCGGCTGCCCAAGCGCAACACCGTGCCGTCCGCACGCACCGCTTCAACGCCCATCACATAGTCGCGTGTGACGCCGTATTTCAAACAGCGCGGGCCGCCGGCATTGGAGACAATATTGCCGCCGAGGCTGCAATCCTTGCGGCTGGCGGGGTCCGGCGGATAGAAAAGGCCGCATTTTTCCACTGCGTCCTGAAGTTGGGCAGTGATGACGCCCGGCTCGACCACGGCCACGAAATCGGTTTCGTGAACTTCTTTGATGCGGTTCATGCGTTCGAGCGAGAGCACCACGCCCCCCAATTGCGGCACACAGCCGCCCACATACCCATGCCCCGCGCCGCGCGGCGTTACCGGGATGCCGTGTTTATGGGCGAACGCCAGCGTGCGGGAAACCGTGGCGGTGTCACGTGCCAGCACCACGGCATCAGGCTGGCGCGAGGCAAACCATTTATCCCCGGCATAATTGGCCATGACGGCGGGGTCCAGGGTGAGTTCGTCCTTCGGCAGGAGCCGTTGCAACTGCCGGTATTGAGTTTTTGAAACAGCCTTCATGAATCAGATTGAGAGGATTCAGGGGGGGCGGCGAGAAATTCACGGGCATCCTCGGCTTCGTCTCCGGGGACTTCCACGCGCACGCCCCCTGTGCTCTGGGCGTAGCCTTCCATGCTTAACGCGGCCAGCTCGTGGCTGACCGACGCCATAAAACCCGCCGCCTCCAAGCGGGCGCGGACCAGTTCAGCATCGGCGATATTCAACGCGCGATAAACGGTAATGGGATCTGCAAACATAAGTAATGGTCTAATCAGGCAGGGTTGTTGCTCTTGACATCGGCGAAGACAATGACGCCCGCGCCGGTTTGCAGCAAGCTTTGCACCTGCACCTGCACCTGCTGGCCAATCAATGAGTGCCCTTGGTTGACAACCACCATGGTGCCGTCGTTCAAGTACCCGACGCCTTGGCCTTTGTCCTTCCCCTCGCGCACAATGCGCAAGTTGAAATTTTCGCCCGGCAAAATCACCGTCTTCAGCAGATTGCTGAGTTCCTGGAGGTTGAGGTATTTGACGGCCTGCAACTCGGCCACCTTGCCGAGGTTATAATCCGTGGTGTAGAGCCGCGCGTTCAACGATTTGGCCAGCAGCACCAGCTTGGCATCCACCTCTTTTTCCTCGGGGAAATCCGCCTCGTGGATTTTCACCTCGCACACGGCGTTGCGGCGAATACGGTTGAGCATTTCGAGGCCGCGGCGTCCACGTCCGCGTTTGATGGCATCGCTGGAATCCGCTACTTGTTGCAGCTCGCGCAGCACAAAACGGGGCACAATGATAATGCCCTCGACATACTTGTGCTCGATCAAATCCGCCACGCGCCCGTCCACGATGGCGCTGGTATCCAGCAACACCAGGTTCTGCAGCTCATTCTGGCGCGTGAAGCGCACATAGGGAATAATCAGGGAGAAATCCTCCTTGTTGCTGCGCATGGCCAGAACCATGCCCAGATAACCGAACCCGATGAACAGGCACAGGCGGATGAGCCAGAGCAGACGCTCTTCCACGTAGATGAACAGGCCGGACTTGTCCACCAGCCAGGCGATGAAGAACCCCAGCAGCAGGCCGAAGGTGGATGCCGAAAAGGCGCGTAACGAGAAGCCTTTGAGCATCTCATCCACCGCAATCAACAGCCCGCCAAAACCAAAGCCGATTATGGCGCCCAGATACCAGTGCGCGATGAATTCCTCGCGCACCAAGCTCACCATGACGCCCCCGCTGATGCACAGGAGCAAAAACAAAATCC
The genomic region above belongs to Verrucomicrobiota bacterium and contains:
- a CDS encoding DUF2007 domain-containing protein, with translation MFADPITVYRALNIADAELVRARLEAAGFMASVSHELAALSMEGYAQSTGGVRVEVPGDEAEDAREFLAAPPESSQSDS
- a CDS encoding TRAM domain-containing protein; its protein translation is MSFWAIRILFLLLCISGGVMVSLVREEFIAHWYLGAIIGFGFGGLLIAVDEMLKGFSLRAFSASTFGLLLGFFIAWLVDKSGLFIYVEERLLWLIRLCLFIGFGYLGMVLAMRSNKEDFSLIIPYVRFTRQNELQNLVLLDTSAIVDGRVADLIEHKYVEGIIIVPRFVLRELQQVADSSDAIKRGRGRRGLEMLNRIRRNAVCEVKIHEADFPEEKEVDAKLVLLAKSLNARLYTTDYNLGKVAELQAVKYLNLQELSNLLKTVILPGENFNLRIVREGKDKGQGVGYLNDGTMVVVNQGHSLIGQQVQVQVQSLLQTGAGVIVFADVKSNNPA